One stretch of Schizosaccharomyces pombe strain 972h- genome assembly, chromosome: III DNA includes these proteins:
- a CDS encoding uncharacterized protein (S. pombe specific UPF0321 family protein 1) — protein MLLLFCICCVFIKLVLAEVNLTFVDYAKLPPNYAELLANLIDQHGLMLFDTADVRIEAYNYLLNSITETNTDTDAYLCQLLTGQYTTDCYIFGDSVYEGPENINPSTRYID, from the coding sequence ATGTTATTGCTGTTTTGTATTTGTTGTGTATTCATAAAACTTGTCTTAGCTGAGGTGAATTTGACTTTTGTTGACTATGCTAAGCTGCCTCCCAACTATGCAGAATTACTTGCTAATTTAATTGACCAACATGGACTGATGCTATTTGATACAGCTGATGTACGAATTGAAGCTTACAACTACTTATTAAATAGCATTACAGAAACAAACACTGATACCGATGCTTACTTATGTCAACTTCTAACAGGTCAGTATACCACTGATTGTTATATATTTGGTGACAGTGTTTATGAAGGACCTGAAAATATCAATCCTTCAACCAGGTATATCGATTAA
- the new22 gene encoding protein new22, whose translation MNDNNSCKLTMLTRRLENMTQEYGQPDLPVPFLNGDEPGKLKLPLSERHEDVDYLTKEQCIQYFNGYSIHLIPPRISS comes from the coding sequence ATGAATGATAATAATTCTTGCAAATTGACCATGCTAACGAGGAGACTTGAAAATATGACTCAAGAGTATGGTCAGCCGGATCTTCCAGTACCGTTTCTTAATGGAGATGAACCGggaaaattaaaacttCCATTGTCAGAAAGACATGAAGACGTCGATTATTTGACGAAGGAACAGTGTattcaatattttaatgGTTATAGTATTCATTTAATCCCACCGAGAATATCAAGTTGA
- a CDS encoding uncharacterized protein (Schizosaccharomyces pombe specific protein) — MNIQKYGLSSDISIKLKTKVDKIKEKKEEVLKLNTSTFYGKAEVRLINDVSILDGINKSVVRYDTGKISEGLLHQEEMKRGVEKRPNCSETRKTHFHDNCVGLLYNILRLFYLIDINFDEYDAYATYFQDNALLVINVHLFGDQPFSSLENFVVQPVSVNVICKPELNETFNSNSNYLKVGNTIDEHFLKELVNGTQDIENIIVRLVKDNRLFTQFDIAYGMVAQVFMQLKPFLVEGTYWIAEPLLMNIPELKTQRGRYPSLLDGHLWKLTNSLKLLLKIASYTQKYLLSIEKYSEEREKKMLLNGEINESSGLLHDVVLAAELFNVKHASYYNVHAGLDRFQFLRKPLKSLVMFTDVVKERDGTCDFCGTYFEDSRMSTSYLCDENRKGENRKLEIRDLVPYLYPVLLRGVLSLPVFESRLKFAAKVPIYPKGPLYTTDTHTYNYLMNCFVPMNEEQVLSACYRFFAKSAENELFEA; from the exons atgaatatacAAAA ATACGGACTGTCTTCAGATATTTCTATAAAGTTGAAGACAAAGGTcgataaaattaaagaaaaaaaagaagaggtTTTAAAACTTAACACTAGTACTTTTTATGGTAAAGCTGAAGTACGTCTAATCAATGatgtttcaattttagATGGAATCAACAAATCTGTAGTTCGTTATGATACAGGTAAGATATCGGAAGGACTGCTACATCAAGAGGAGATGAAAAGAGGTGTTGAAAAGAGACCCAACTGTTCGGAAACCCGCAAAACACATTTTCATGATAATTGTGTGGGTCTGCTCTATAATATTTTGAGACTATTCTATCTCATAGATATAAATTTTGACGAATATGATGCATATGCTACTTATTTTCAAGATAACGCTTTATTAGTTATAAATGTACACTTATTTGGAGACCAACCATTTTCTAGCTTGGAAAACTTTGTTGTTCAACCCGTCAGCGTCAATGTTATTTGCAAACCAGAACTTAACGAGACATTTAATTCGAATTCAAACTATCTAAAAGTAGGAAATACAATTGATgaacattttttgaag GAATTGGTGAATGGCACTCAGGATATTGAGAACATCATCGTTCGCTTGGTAAAGGATAATAGACTATTTACACAGTTTGATATTGCTTATGGCATGGTTGCACAAGTTTTTATGCAAttaaaaccatttttaGTTGAGGGAACTTATTGGATTGCCGAGCCCcttttaatgaatattcCCGAGTTGAAAACCCAAAGAGGTCGATATCCAAGTCTTCTTGATGGTCACCTTTGGAAATTGACAAACTCGCTCAAACTACTCTTAAAAATTG CCTCGTATAcgcaaaaatatttattgagTATAGAAAAATACAGTGaagagagagagaaaaaaatgcttttgaaTGGAGAAATCAATGAATCATCTGGACTGCTTCATGATGTGGTGCTGGCTGCTGAACTTTTTAATGTGAAACACGCAAGTTACTACAACGTACATGCTGGACTTGATAGGTTTCAATTTCTAAGAAAACCATTAAAGTCTTTGGTGATGTTTACTGATGTTGTTAAAGAAAGGGATGGTACTTGTGATTTTTGTGGGACGTATTTTGAAGACTCGAGAATGTCTACTTCTTATCTATGTGATGAAAACAGAAAAGGTGAAAATCGTAAACTTGAAATACGAGATCTAGTTCCATACTTATATCCAGTTTTACTGAGAGGAGTTCTTTCACTCCCTGTATTTGAAAGTCGCTTGAAGTTCGCTGCCAAAGTGCCTATCTACCCCAAAGGACCTTTGTACACAACAGACACTCACACTTATAACTATTTGATGAATTGCTTTGTACCAATGAACGAAGAGCAAGTCTTGAGCGCGTGTTATAGATTTTTTGCGAAGAGTGCAGAAAATGAACTATTTGAGGCGTGa
- the nic1 gene encoding plasma membrane NiCoT heavy metal ion transmembrane transporter Nic1, giving the protein MNSMSEYVKPRKNEFLRKFENFYFEIPFLSKLPPKVSVPIFSLISVNIVVWIVAAIVISLVNRSLFLSVLLSWTLGLRHALDADHITAIDNLTRRLLSTDKPMSTVGTWFSIGHSTVVLITCIVVAATSSKFADRWNNFQTIGGIIGTSVSMGLLLLLAIGNTVLLVRLSYWLWMYRKSGVTKDEGVTGFLARKMQRLFRLVDSPWKIYVLGFVFGLGFDTSTEVSLLGIATLQALKGTSIWAILLFPIVFLVGMCLVDTTDGALMYYAYSYSSGETNPYFSRLYYSIILTFVSVIAAFTIGIIQMLMLIISVHPMESTFWNGLNRLSDNYEIVGGCICGAFVLAGLFGISMHNYFKKKFTPPVQVGNDREDEVLEKNKELENVSKNSISVQISESEKVSYDTVDSKV; this is encoded by the coding sequence ATGAACAGTATGTCTGAATATGTTAAACctagaaaaaatgaatttctAAGGAAGTTTgagaatttttatttcgaAATACCCTTTCTATCAAAGCTTCCACCAAAGGTTAGCGTGCctatcttttctttgataTCGGTAAATATCGTAGTTTGGATAGTTGCGGCAATAGTCATCAGTTTAGTTAACAGATCGTTATTTCTCTCAGTTTTATTATCTTGGACACTTGGTTTAAGACACGCTCTCGATGCTGATCATATTACTGCAATTGACAACTTAACGCGCCGTTTATTATCAACAGACAAACCAATGTCAACAGTTGGAACTTGGTTCAGCATTGGTCATTCAACTGTAGTCCTTATAACTTGCATCGTAGTAGCAGCTACTTCCAGTAAGTTTGCAGATCGATGGAATAACTTTCAAACCATAGGAGGAATAATTGGAACTTCAGTTAGCATGGGACTATTACTTTTGTTGGCAATTGGAAATACCGTTTTACTAGTCCGGTTATCGTATTGGCTTTGGATGTATCGCAAATCTGGTGTCACTAAAGATGAAGGGGTCACCGGATTCTTAGCTCGAAAAATGCAGAGATTGTTTAGATTGGTTGACTCTCCGTGGAAGATTTATGTACTTGGTTTTGTTTTCGGATTGGGATTTGATACCAGTACTGAGGTTTCCTTGTTGGGTATCGCAACCTTGCAAGCCTTAAAAGGAACATCTATATGGGCAATCTTACTTTTCCCCATTGTATTTCTTGTTGGAATGTGCTTAGTTGATACCACAGATGGAGCATTAATGTATTATGCTTACTCATATTCTTCGGGTGAAACCAATCCTTATTTCTCTAGGCTTTATTACTCCATAATTTTAACATTTGTTTCGGTTATAGCAGCATTTACAATTGGTATCATTCAAATGCTTATGCTAATCATAAGTGTCCACCCAATGGAAAGTACATTTTGGAATGGCCTCAATAGATTATCTGATAATTACGAAATAGTCGGTGGATGTATATGCGGTGCCTTTGTTCTAGCAGGTTTGTTTGGTATTTCCATGCATAATTactttaagaaaaaatttacaccTCCAGTGCAAGTAGGAAATGACAGAGAGGACGAAGTTctagagaaaaataaagaattagAAAACGTATCAAAAAACTCGATTTCTGTTCAAATTTCCGAAAGTGAAAAGGTGAGTTACGATACAGTGGATTCTAAGGTTTGA